From Klebsiella electrica, the proteins below share one genomic window:
- the purH gene encoding bifunctional phosphoribosylaminoimidazolecarboxamide formyltransferase/IMP cyclohydrolase — protein sequence MQQRRPVRRALLSVSDKAGIVEFAQALSARGVELLSTGGTARLLAEKGLPVTEVSDYTGFPEMMDGRVKTLHPKVHGGILGRRGQDDEIMAQHAISPIDMVVVNLYPFAQTVAREGCSLEDAVENIDIGGPTMVRSAAKNHKDVAIVVKSHDYNAIIKEMDANDGSLTLETRFDLAIKAFEHTAAYDSMIANYFGSMVPAYHGETQEASGRFPRTLNLNFIKKQDMRYGENSHQQAAFYIEEEIKEASVATATQVQGKALSYNNIADTDAALECVKEFSEPACVIVKHANPCGVAVSSSILDAYDRAYKTDPTSAFGGIIAFNRELDAETAQAIISRQFVEVIIAPSASEEALKITAAKQNVRVLTCGEWAARVPGLDFKRVNGGLLVQDRDLGMVSAGELRVVSKRQPTEQELRDALFCWKVAKFVKSNAIVYAKENMTIGIGAGQMSRVYSAKIAGIKAGDEGLEVKGSAMASDAFFPFRDGIDAAAAVGVTCVIQPGGSIRDDEVIAAADEHGIAMIFTDMRHFRH from the coding sequence ATGCAACAACGTCGTCCAGTCCGCCGCGCTCTGCTCAGTGTTTCTGACAAGGCCGGTATCGTCGAATTCGCGCAGGCTCTTTCCGCTCGTGGTGTTGAGCTACTGTCTACGGGTGGTACCGCACGCCTGCTGGCTGAGAAAGGCCTGCCGGTAACCGAAGTCTCTGACTACACCGGTTTCCCGGAAATGATGGATGGACGCGTTAAGACCCTGCATCCAAAAGTACACGGCGGCATTCTCGGCCGTCGCGGCCAGGATGACGAGATCATGGCCCAGCACGCTATCTCTCCTATCGATATGGTTGTTGTTAACCTTTATCCGTTCGCCCAGACCGTCGCCCGCGAAGGTTGCTCGCTGGAAGATGCGGTGGAAAACATCGATATCGGCGGCCCGACAATGGTGCGCTCCGCGGCCAAGAACCATAAAGACGTGGCTATCGTCGTGAAGAGCCATGACTACAACGCCATTATTAAAGAGATGGATGCGAATGACGGTTCCCTGACTCTGGAAACCCGCTTCGATCTCGCCATTAAAGCTTTCGAGCACACCGCCGCCTACGACAGCATGATTGCCAACTACTTCGGCAGCATGGTTCCGGCCTATCACGGTGAGACTCAGGAAGCCTCCGGCCGCTTCCCGCGTACGCTGAACCTGAACTTTATTAAGAAGCAGGATATGCGCTACGGCGAGAACAGCCATCAGCAGGCTGCCTTCTATATAGAAGAAGAAATTAAAGAAGCGTCGGTTGCGACCGCTACTCAGGTTCAGGGCAAAGCCCTTTCTTATAACAACATCGCCGATACCGATGCGGCGCTGGAGTGTGTGAAAGAGTTCAGCGAACCGGCCTGCGTGATTGTTAAACACGCCAACCCATGCGGCGTTGCGGTCAGCTCCTCAATTCTGGATGCTTACGATCGTGCCTACAAAACCGACCCGACCTCCGCATTCGGCGGCATTATCGCCTTCAACCGCGAGCTGGATGCAGAAACCGCGCAGGCCATCATTTCCCGTCAGTTTGTTGAAGTGATCATTGCGCCATCCGCCAGCGAAGAGGCCCTGAAGATAACGGCGGCCAAACAGAACGTCCGCGTTCTGACCTGCGGCGAGTGGGCGGCACGCGTTCCAGGCCTCGATTTCAAACGCGTTAACGGCGGCCTGCTGGTTCAGGATCGCGATCTGGGCATGGTCAGCGCCGGTGAACTGCGCGTAGTAAGCAAACGCCAGCCGACGGAACAAGAACTGCGTGATGCGCTGTTCTGCTGGAAAGTGGCGAAGTTCGTGAAATCCAACGCCATTGTTTACGCCAAAGAGAATATGACTATCGGCATCGGCGCGGGTCAGATGAGCCGCGTTTACTCTGCCAAAATCGCCGGGATTAAAGCCGGTGACGAAGGTCTGGAAGTCAAAGGTTCGGCAATGGCCTCCGATGCCTTCTTCCCGTTCCGTGACGGTATCGATGCGGCTGCGGCGGTTGGTGTAACCTGCGTGATCCAACCTGGCGGTTCTATCCGCGACGATGAAGTGATTGCCGCAGCCGACGAACACGGTATTGCGATGATCTTCACCGACATGCGCCACTTCCGCCATTAA
- the purD gene encoding phosphoribosylamine--glycine ligase, giving the protein MKVLVIGNGGREHALGWKAAQSPLVDTVYVAPGNAGTALEPALQNVNIGVTDIPALLDFAQREKIDLTIVGPEAPLVIGIVDAFRAAGLKIFGPTEGAAQLEGSKAFTKDFLARHNIPTAEYQNFTEVEPALAYLREKGAPIVIKADGLAAGKGVIVAMTLQEAEEAVQDMLAGNAFGDAGHRIVIEEFLDGEEASFIVMVDGEHVLPMATSQDHKRVGNGDTGPNTGGMGAYSPAPVVTDEVHQRTMDRIIWPTVKGMAAEGNTYTGFLYAGLMIDKQGNPKVIEFNCRFGDPETQPIMLRMKSDMVELCLAACDGKLDEKTSEWDDRASLGIVVAAGGYPGNYATGDEIFGLPQQEAVDGKVFHAGTKLTDDQRVVTNGGRVLCVTALGDTVAQAQQRAYELLTGIHWEGSFSRSDIGWRAIAREQR; this is encoded by the coding sequence ATGAAAGTATTAGTGATTGGCAACGGCGGCCGCGAGCACGCGCTGGGATGGAAAGCGGCACAGTCTCCGCTGGTCGACACCGTCTACGTGGCGCCGGGTAACGCCGGCACCGCTCTGGAACCCGCGCTGCAAAACGTCAATATCGGCGTGACCGATATTCCGGCGCTGCTGGACTTTGCCCAGCGCGAAAAGATCGATCTGACCATCGTCGGTCCGGAAGCGCCGCTGGTGATTGGCATTGTCGATGCGTTCCGCGCCGCGGGCCTGAAAATCTTCGGCCCGACCGAAGGCGCCGCCCAGCTGGAAGGTTCAAAAGCCTTTACCAAAGATTTCCTCGCGCGGCATAACATTCCGACCGCGGAATATCAGAACTTCACCGAAGTCGAACCTGCGCTGGCCTATCTGCGCGAAAAAGGTGCGCCGATTGTTATCAAGGCGGACGGTCTGGCAGCCGGTAAAGGCGTGATTGTCGCGATGACGCTGCAAGAAGCGGAAGAGGCGGTTCAGGATATGCTGGCCGGCAACGCCTTTGGCGACGCGGGCCATCGGATCGTGATCGAAGAGTTCCTCGACGGCGAAGAAGCCAGCTTTATCGTCATGGTCGACGGCGAGCACGTTCTGCCGATGGCCACCAGCCAGGACCACAAACGCGTAGGTAATGGCGATACCGGTCCGAACACCGGTGGTATGGGCGCCTATTCACCCGCCCCGGTGGTCACCGATGAGGTTCATCAGCGCACCATGGATCGCATCATTTGGCCAACGGTCAAAGGTATGGCGGCGGAAGGCAATACCTATACCGGGTTCCTGTACGCCGGTCTGATGATCGACAAACAGGGCAATCCAAAAGTTATCGAGTTCAACTGCCGTTTCGGCGATCCGGAAACGCAGCCCATTATGCTGCGTATGAAATCCGACATGGTGGAGCTGTGCCTCGCCGCCTGCGACGGAAAACTGGATGAGAAAACCTCCGAGTGGGACGATCGCGCCTCGCTGGGTATCGTGGTCGCCGCAGGCGGCTATCCGGGCAACTACGCCACCGGCGACGAAATCTTCGGCCTGCCGCAGCAAGAAGCTGTGGATGGCAAGGTCTTCCATGCCGGGACGAAGCTTACCGATGACCAGCGCGTGGTGACGAATGGCGGCCGCGTACTGTGCGTGACGGCATTGGGTGACACCGTGGCCCAGGCGCAGCAGCGCGCCTACGAACTCCTGACCGGTATTCATTGGGAAGGTAGCTTCAGCCGTAGCGATATTGGCTGGCGCGCAATCGCCCGCGAGCAACGCTAG
- a CDS encoding DUF1481 domain-containing protein, with protein MYSFNEGALKPLLSIWRRVLMLAGVVLISACSHDSSVPPFTASGYADNQGAMRIWRLDSNGEVHLLAAFSPWRHGNTSTSEYRWQGDRLTLIELNVYGKPTEHIRARFDDQGELSFMQREVDGQKQQLSSDQVALYRYRATQIRQTSDALRQGRVVLRQGRWHANHTVTTCEGQTVKPDLDARALAHIERRQNHSSVEVSVAWLEASEGAQLLLVANEDFCTWQPQEKTF; from the coding sequence GTGTACAGTTTTAACGAAGGGGCCTTAAAGCCCCTTTTGTCTATCTGGCGTCGCGTATTGATGCTGGCTGGCGTCGTGCTGATCTCTGCCTGTAGCCATGACTCTTCTGTCCCACCTTTTACCGCCAGCGGGTATGCGGACAACCAGGGCGCGATGCGTATCTGGCGTCTGGATTCCAACGGCGAAGTGCATCTGCTTGCCGCCTTCAGCCCGTGGCGTCACGGCAATACTTCAACCAGCGAATACCGCTGGCAGGGTGACCGACTCACGCTTATCGAACTCAATGTCTACGGCAAACCGACGGAACACATTCGCGCCCGTTTTGATGACCAGGGCGAGCTGAGCTTTATGCAGCGCGAAGTGGACGGACAAAAACAACAGCTTTCCAGCGATCAGGTGGCGCTTTACCGCTACCGGGCAACGCAAATTCGCCAGACCAGCGACGCCTTGCGGCAAGGACGCGTTGTTCTGCGTCAGGGACGCTGGCATGCCAACCACACCGTGACGACCTGTGAAGGGCAAACCGTGAAGCCGGATCTGGATGCCCGGGCCTTAGCTCACATTGAACGCCGCCAGAATCACTCTTCCGTTGAGGTGAGCGTGGCGTGGCTGGAAGCCTCAGAGGGCGCTCAGCTTTTGCTGGTGGCCAACGAAGATTTCTGTACCTGGCAGCCGCAGGAAAAAACCTTCTGA
- the hupA gene encoding nucleoid-associated protein HU-alpha has product MNKTQLIDVIADKADLSKAQAKAALESTLAAITESLKEGDAVQLVGFGTFKVNHRAERTGRNPQTGNEIKIAAANVPAFVSGKALKDAVK; this is encoded by the coding sequence ATGAACAAGACTCAACTGATTGATGTAATTGCGGACAAAGCTGACCTGTCCAAAGCACAGGCAAAAGCTGCCCTGGAATCTACCCTGGCTGCAATTACTGAGTCTCTGAAAGAAGGTGATGCTGTTCAACTGGTTGGTTTCGGTACCTTCAAAGTGAACCACCGCGCTGAGCGTACTGGCCGCAACCCGCAGACCGGTAACGAAATCAAAATTGCCGCTGCTAACGTGCCGGCATTTGTTTCTGGTAAAGCGCTGAAAGACGCCGTTAAGTAA
- a CDS encoding YjaG family protein has translation MLQNPIHLRLEKLESWQHVTFMACLCERMYPNYAMFCQQTEFADGQLYRRILDLIWETLTVKDAKVNFDSQLEKLEEAIPAADDYDLYGVYPAIDACVALSELIHSRLSGETLEHAIEVSKSSITTVAMLEMTQAGREMTDEELKENPAVEQEWDIQWEIFRLLADCEERDIELIKGLRADLREAGESNIGINFQQ, from the coding sequence ATGTTACAAAACCCGATTCATCTGCGCCTGGAGAAGCTGGAAAGCTGGCAGCACGTCACCTTTATGGCCTGTTTGTGCGAGCGCATGTACCCCAATTACGCGATGTTCTGCCAGCAAACCGAATTTGCCGACGGCCAGCTGTATCGTCGTATCCTCGATCTGATTTGGGAAACCCTGACCGTCAAGGATGCGAAGGTGAATTTCGATAGCCAACTGGAAAAACTGGAAGAGGCAATTCCGGCTGCCGACGACTATGATTTGTACGGCGTGTATCCGGCTATCGACGCCTGCGTTGCTCTGAGTGAACTGATTCATTCGCGTCTGAGCGGAGAAACGCTTGAGCATGCCATTGAGGTGAGCAAGAGCTCGATCACCACCGTCGCGATGCTGGAAATGACCCAGGCGGGTCGCGAAATGACCGACGAAGAGCTCAAAGAGAACCCGGCGGTTGAGCAAGAATGGGATATTCAGTGGGAAATTTTCCGCCTGCTGGCCGACTGTGAAGAACGCGATATCGAACTGATCAAAGGGCTGCGCGCAGACCTTCGTGAAGCCGGCGAGAGCAATATTGGTATAAATTTTCAGCAGTGA
- the nfi gene encoding deoxyribonuclease V (cleaves DNA at apurinic or apyrimidinic sites): MDLASLRQRQQELAASVIREDRLDRDPPRLIGGADVGFEQEGEVTRAAIVLLAWPSLELVEYQVARVATTMPYIPGFLSFRETPALLAAWQQLAQKPDLLFVDGHGISHPRRLGVASHFGLLVDVPTIGVAKKRLCGQFTLPGDEPGALAPLIDKNEQLAWVWRSKARCNPLFVSTGHRVALDSALTWVQRCIKGYRLPEPTRWADAVASRRPAFVRWQANHC, encoded by the coding sequence ATGGATCTGGCGTCGCTACGCCAACGGCAGCAGGAGCTGGCCGCATCGGTGATTCGTGAGGATCGGCTGGATCGCGATCCTCCCCGGCTGATCGGCGGTGCGGACGTTGGCTTCGAGCAAGAAGGAGAAGTGACGCGGGCGGCTATTGTGCTGCTCGCCTGGCCCTCTCTGGAACTGGTTGAATATCAGGTGGCGCGAGTGGCCACCACCATGCCGTATATCCCCGGTTTTCTCTCCTTTCGTGAAACGCCCGCTTTGCTGGCAGCGTGGCAGCAGCTTGCACAAAAACCGGATCTGCTCTTTGTCGATGGCCACGGGATTTCCCATCCCCGGCGTCTGGGCGTCGCCAGCCATTTTGGCCTGCTGGTGGATGTCCCGACCATCGGGGTGGCCAAAAAACGCCTGTGCGGTCAGTTTACGCTGCCCGGCGATGAGCCGGGAGCGCTGGCGCCGCTGATAGATAAAAACGAGCAGCTGGCGTGGGTCTGGCGCAGCAAAGCGCGCTGCAATCCGCTGTTTGTCAGCACCGGCCATCGGGTGGCTCTCGATAGCGCGCTGACATGGGTTCAGCGCTGCATCAAGGGCTACCGCTTGCCGGAGCCTACGCGCTGGGCCGATGCGGTTGCCTCGCGGCGTCCGGCATTTGTGCGTTGGCAAGCAAATCACTGCTGA
- the hemE gene encoding uroporphyrinogen decarboxylase yields MTELKNDRYLRALLRQPVDVTPVWMMRQAGRYLPEYKATRAQAGDFMSLCKNAELACEVTLQPLRRYKLDAAILFSDILTIPDAMGLGLYFETGEGPRFTSTITGKADVDKLPVPDPEDELGYVMNAVRTIRRELKGEVPLIGFSGSPWTLATYMVEGGSSKAFTVIKKMMYADPQALHALLEKLAKSVTLYLNAQIKAGAQSVMIFDTWGGVLTGRDYQQFSLYYMHKIVDGLLRENEGRRVPVTLFTKGGGQWLEAMAETGCDALGLDWTTDIADARRRVGHKVALQGNMDPSMLYAPAGRIEEEVATILAGFGQGEGHVFNLGHGIHQDVNPEHAGVFVEAVHRLSAQYHR; encoded by the coding sequence ATGACCGAACTGAAGAACGATCGTTATCTGCGTGCGCTGCTGCGCCAACCCGTTGATGTGACCCCGGTGTGGATGATGCGCCAGGCGGGCCGCTATTTACCGGAGTACAAAGCCACTCGCGCCCAGGCCGGCGATTTTATGTCGCTGTGCAAAAACGCCGAGCTGGCCTGCGAAGTCACATTGCAGCCGCTGCGCCGCTATAAACTGGATGCAGCTATCCTCTTCTCGGACATTTTGACCATCCCGGACGCAATGGGGCTGGGGCTCTATTTTGAAACTGGCGAAGGTCCCCGTTTCACCTCGACGATTACCGGTAAGGCCGATGTCGACAAACTGCCGGTGCCCGATCCGGAAGATGAGCTCGGCTACGTGATGAATGCCGTGCGGACGATTCGCCGCGAATTAAAAGGCGAGGTTCCGCTAATTGGCTTCTCCGGCAGCCCGTGGACGCTGGCGACCTATATGGTTGAAGGCGGGAGCAGCAAGGCGTTTACCGTGATCAAGAAAATGATGTATGCCGACCCGCAGGCGCTGCATGCGCTGCTCGAAAAGCTGGCCAAAAGCGTCACCCTGTACCTGAACGCCCAAATCAAAGCGGGCGCCCAGTCGGTGATGATTTTCGATACCTGGGGTGGCGTGCTGACCGGCCGCGATTATCAGCAGTTCTCGCTGTACTACATGCACAAAATCGTTGATGGCCTGCTGCGCGAAAACGAAGGCCGCCGCGTCCCGGTGACGTTATTCACCAAAGGCGGCGGACAGTGGCTGGAAGCGATGGCCGAAACCGGCTGCGATGCGTTGGGTCTCGACTGGACCACCGATATCGCCGACGCGCGTCGTCGGGTCGGTCACAAAGTGGCGCTGCAGGGCAATATGGATCCTTCCATGCTGTATGCGCCTGCTGGCCGTATTGAAGAGGAAGTCGCGACCATACTGGCCGGTTTTGGTCAGGGAGAAGGCCATGTCTTCAACCTCGGTCATGGCATCCATCAGGATGTGAACCCTGAACACGCCGGCGTATTTGTGGAAGCGGTGCACCGGCTGTCGGCACAATACCATCGCTAA
- the nudC gene encoding NAD(+) diphosphatase — protein sequence MDRIIEKLDSGWWIVSHEQKLWLPDGELPHGEAVNFNLVGQHALHIGEWQGDAVWMVCQDRRHDMGSLRQLLDQEPGLFQLAGRGIQLAEFYRSHKFCGYCGHPMHPSKTEWAMLCSHCRERYYPQIAPCMIVAIRRDDSILLAQHTRHRNGIHTVLAGFVEVGETLEEAVAREVMEECGLKVKNLRYVTSQPWPFPQSLMTAFMAEYDSGDIVIDEKELLQAGWYRYDDLPLLPPPGTVARRLIEDTVAMCRADEE from the coding sequence ACGGGGAATTACCACATGGCGAAGCGGTAAATTTCAATCTTGTCGGCCAGCACGCGCTGCATATTGGCGAATGGCAAGGCGACGCGGTGTGGATGGTGTGCCAGGATCGTCGGCATGATATGGGATCGTTGCGGCAGTTATTGGATCAGGAACCGGGGCTGTTTCAGCTGGCGGGGCGCGGGATTCAGCTCGCCGAATTTTACCGCTCGCATAAATTCTGCGGTTACTGCGGGCATCCAATGCATCCGAGCAAAACCGAATGGGCGATGCTCTGCAGCCACTGCCGCGAACGTTATTACCCGCAAATCGCGCCCTGCATGATCGTGGCGATTCGCCGGGACGATTCTATCTTGCTGGCGCAGCATACCCGCCATCGTAATGGCATACATACGGTGCTGGCCGGGTTTGTCGAAGTGGGAGAGACCCTTGAGGAGGCGGTTGCCCGCGAGGTCATGGAAGAGTGCGGTCTGAAGGTGAAAAATCTGCGCTATGTGACCTCCCAGCCGTGGCCGTTCCCGCAGTCGCTGATGACCGCATTTATGGCGGAATATGACAGCGGCGACATTGTTATCGATGAAAAAGAGCTGCTGCAGGCTGGCTGGTATCGCTATGACGATTTACCGCTGCTGCCGCCGCCGGGTACCGTAGCGCGCCGCCTGATAGAAGACACCGTGGCAATGTGTCGGGCTGACGAGGAATGA